In Pectinophora gossypiella chromosome 17, ilPecGoss1.1, whole genome shotgun sequence, one DNA window encodes the following:
- the LOC126374360 gene encoding beta-hexosaminidase subunit beta-like: MSRVIILCALAAVTVALGPLPSMPTRGSIWPKPYSEQKGNVVYVMGAGFDLEMIGCAFMGEIQLDSISKNMFNLLELAYKVKKNQQDIDELPKSSNLPVMNYLTTILMQPNDCDTYPHADMDESYNLTVKRRAVLKANTVWGIIRGLESFSQLFYMSDDYKEVRINATTIYDYPQYSHRGIMVDTSRHYLSMDTMHKLLDGMATNKMNVLHWHIADDPSFPYKSKKFPELSEKGHYYPSMTYNRSEIWEIVKHARRGGIRVILEMDTPGHVTSWGLSHPEIMTQCKEIGPRPLNPVKNETYELLRGLFREVQDILPERYLHLGGDEVFKDCWTEDPITQQYMKEHNMSTDDLYGLYMNNTMKLLKEYTVPVMWEEAFFNKKTNMTHAVVQAWRPNSNIAEIIKTHTKVIFSSEWHLDNDLTKRFDDFYKIDPRQIAYNATGDHSLDKYIIGGEACMWGEMVDDNNILSRIFPRASGVAEALWSGTNGTVPDEAFNRMEEQACRMLRHGYPAAPPSGPGFCITIKNVIKP; the protein is encoded by the exons ATGTCGCGAGTGATAATATTGTGTGCGCTTGCTGCAGTCACTGTAGCACTTGGGCCCCTCCCATCCATGCCGACGCGGGGCAGTATATGGCCGAAACCATACAGTGAACAAAAGGGAAATGTTGTATACGTTATGGGGGCTGGGTTTGATCTCGAA aTGATAGGTTGTGCCTTTATGGGTGAAATACAACTTGACTCCATTTCTAAGAACATGTTTAACTTACTAGAACTAGCGTATAAGGTGAAAAAGAACCAACAAGATATCGACGAATTGCCAAAATCCTCTAACCTACCCGTGATGAATTACTTGACAACAATACTAATGCAACCCAACGACTGCGACACCTACCCACATGCTGATATGGACGAAAGTT ATAATCTTACTGTTAAACGTCGGGCTGTGCTAAAAGCTAACACTGTATGGGGTATCATACGAGGTCTAGAGTCGTTTTCACAGCTGTTCTACATGTCAGATGATTATAAA gaagttCGTATAAATGCGACAACAATTTACGACTACCCACAATACTCGCACCGCGGTATAATGGTGGACACGTCACGTCACTACCTGTCGATGGACACGATGCACAAGTTGTTAGACGGCATGGCCACCAACAAGATGAATGTGTTGCACTGGCACATTGCCGATGACCCGAGCTTCCCCTACAAGAGCAAGAAATTCCCTGAACTGAG CGAAAAGGGACACTATTATCCGTCTATGACATACAATAGAAGCGAAATTTGGGAAATTGTAAAACACGCTAGACGAGGGGGGATCAGAGTCATCCTTGAAATGGACACACCAG GACATGTAACTTCATGGGGACTTTCACATCCAGAAATAATGACGCAGTGCAAAGAAATTGGTCCGAGGCCATTGAATCCTGTCAAGAACGAGACTTATGAACTGCTTAGAGGACTATTCAGAGAGGTGCAAGATATTCTCCCCGAGCGATACCTCCACCTGGGTGGCGACGAGGTCTTTAAAGACTGCTG GACAGAAGATCCTATAACACAGCAATACATGAAGGAACACAATATGTCTACGGACGACCTTTACGGACTTTATATGAACAACACTATGAAACTGCTTAAAGAATACACTGTCCCTGTTATGTGGGAG GAAGCTTTCTTCAACAAAAAAACTAACATGACTCATGCGGTGGTACAAGCGTGGCGTCCCAATTCAAATATTGCGGAG ataataaaaacacatacaaaAGTAATATTCTCATCGGAGTGGCATCTGGACAATGATTTGACAAAACGTTTCGATGACTTCTACAAGATTGATCCTCGACAAATTGCGTATAACGCGACAGGAGACCATTCTCTGGACAAGTACATCATAGGCGGCGAGGCTTGTATGTGGGGGGAAATGGTGGACGATAACAACATCCTGAGCAG AATTTTCCCGCGAGCGTCAGGGGTGGCAGAAGCGTTGTGGAGCGGAACGAATGGAACGGTTCCTGACGAAGCCTTTAATCGCATGGAGGAGCAAGCCTGCCGGATGCTCCGTCACGGTTACCCCGCTGCGCCTCCGTCTGGGCCCGGCTTttgtattacaataaaaaacgTTATA